Proteins encoded within one genomic window of [Limnothrix rosea] IAM M-220:
- the minD gene encoding septum site-determining protein MinD, whose product MSRVIVVTSGKGGVGKTTCTANLGSALVKLGKKVALVDADFGLRNLDLLLGLENRVVYTAVEAIAGECRLEQALVKDKRQNGLVLLPAAQNRNKESVTPTQMKQLIMKLNKAFDYILVDSPAGIEMGFRNAISAAREALVVTTPEITAVRDADRVVGLLEAYGIKRTRLIVNRLKPEMIKQNEMMSVEDVLEILAIPLLGIIPDDKNVIVASNKGEPLVLGDQKTSVPAMAFLNIARRLEGEKVPLLDLMSDQDGLLAKIRRFFAG is encoded by the coding sequence ATGAGTCGCGTTATCGTTGTAACCTCCGGTAAAGGGGGCGTTGGCAAAACTACCTGTACAGCAAATCTTGGATCTGCCCTCGTTAAATTAGGGAAAAAAGTGGCCCTTGTGGATGCCGATTTTGGTCTACGAAATCTTGATCTACTCCTCGGTTTAGAAAATCGCGTGGTTTATACTGCCGTTGAGGCGATCGCCGGCGAATGTCGCCTAGAACAAGCCCTCGTCAAAGATAAGCGACAAAATGGCCTAGTACTTTTACCCGCCGCCCAAAACCGCAACAAAGAATCAGTAACGCCGACCCAAATGAAACAGCTCATTATGAAGCTGAATAAAGCCTTTGACTACATTTTGGTAGATAGCCCTGCCGGGATTGAAATGGGTTTCCGTAATGCCATCTCCGCTGCCCGGGAAGCCCTTGTGGTGACCACCCCTGAAATTACCGCTGTGCGCGATGCTGACCGTGTAGTGGGCTTGCTAGAAGCCTACGGTATTAAACGCACTCGCCTCATTGTGAATCGTCTGAAACCTGAGATGATCAAGCAAAACGAAATGATGAGTGTTGAGGACGTGCTGGAGATTTTAGCCATTCCTTTGCTCGGTATTATCCCCGATGATAAAAATGTCATTGTCGCCAGTAACAAGGGAGAACCACTTGTTTTAGGAGATCAGAAAACCTCTGTGCCGGCAATGGCTTTTCTTAATATTGCCCGCCGACTCGAAGGAGAAAAAGTCCCCCTCCTTGACCTGATGTCCGACCAAGACGGTCTTCTCGCTAAAATTCGTCGATTCTTTGCCGGATAG